The nucleotide window TTGGACAGATGACGCTTGCGGTCGGGAATGATCCAGTCGCAATCCTCGCCCCGGCCGATCACGCCACCGGCCTGTTTAAAGGTCTTCTGGCACAAATCCGTGGGCACGAACTGCTTGGTGTTCAGCATTTCGAAAACCAGTTCCATAATGATGCTCCTTGCGGTCACTTGCCGCGATTGACCGCCTGCGGATCACCCAATGGGCGATAGGTGTTGTCGTTGTATTTGTAATTGCCGCTACAGCCGCCGAGGCCGCATAGAACGACGAGGGTCAGCAGGACGGCTTGCCAGTGACGAACAGGCATCAGAGGGTCTCCAGAGGTAGACAAAGCACAAAGCGCCAACCCTTTCGGGCGGCGCTGTTAGAAGTAAATGAGGTGGGTTCGAGCGCTCTAGCCATGGGGCCTGAGCGCTGCCTTTGTGGCGAGGGAGCTTGCTCCCGCTGGGCTGCGGAGCAGCCCCAAAACCGGTTGCCCCGTTTATTCAGGTAGACCGTGTTGGCTGGATTGCGCCTGCTGCGCAGTCGAGCGGGAGCAAGCTCCCTCGCCACAGGATTTCGCCGCTCAAAAATGGGGTTAACCATCGAAATCACCCAGGTTGATGTTCAGGCGCCCGAGGCGGTACAGCAGTGTGCGGCGCGGCAGGCCTAGTTCGCGGGCGGCGAGGGTCTGGTTGCCGTCGTTCTTGCGCAGGCAGTCGAGCAGCAAACTGCGTTCGACCTGCTCCAGGCGTTCGCGCAGGTTCAGGCTGCTGTCTTCCGGCATGGCTTCCATGCGCAGGGAGAAATGCTCGGTCAGCAACTCGCCGCCCTCGCACAGCAATACCGCGCGTTCGACCAAACCTTTGAGTTCGCGAACGTTGCCGGGGAAGGTATATCCGGACAGGTGATCCAGCGCCGCGTCGGACCAACGCACCGCATCCCGTTGCAAAAACGTGCAGGCCTTGTCGGCGAAGTGCCGCGCCAGGTCGAGGATGTCGCCTTCGCGCTGACGCAACGCCGGCAGCTCGATCGGGAATTGCGCGAGGCGGTAGTACAAGTCCTCGCGGAATTTGCCTTCGTTGACCAGCACCGACAAATCGCGGTGCGTCGCGGCGATGATGCGCACGTCGATCTTGTGGGTGTCGTTGGAACCCAACGGGCGGATCTCGCCTTCCTGCAATACGCGCAGCAATTTGGCTTGCAGGGACAACGGCATGTCGCCGATTTCGTCGAGCAACAAGGTGCCGCCATTGGCCGCGTCGAACAGCCCGGCACGGTCGCGATCGGCACCGGTGAAGGCGCCTTTGCGGTAGCCGAACAGCTCGCTTTCCAGCAGGTTCTCGGGGAACGCCGCGCAGTTCTGCACGATGAACGCCTGGGAACGGCGCGGGCCGCAGTCGTGAATCGCCCGCGCGACCACTTCCTTGCCAGTGCCGGTCTCGCCGCGCAACAGTACGGTGTAAGGGCTGTGCAGGACTTTGCTGATCAGCGAGTAGGTCTGGCGCATGGCCACGCTCTTGCCGATCAGGCCATAGCCGCTGGCGCTCGGGACGTTGAGCGGCGCCGGGCGTGTATCACCGGTCGGCTGACGCAAACGTTGCAACAAGTGCAGTTGGCCGAGCACGAACGAACCCAGTTGACCGAGGGAATCGGCAAAGCCTTGCAGGTCGACCTGCCGGTGACTGGCGCACAGCAGCAAACCTTCGACAGCCTTTTGCTGATTGACCAGCGGCACGCACAGCAGCGACTGCCAGGGCGTGGCCTGGGGCGGCAGGAAACTGGTTTCGTGCAGGCTGCCGCTCAGCTCGCTGAGGCACACCACGCGGTTCTGGCACAGGGCGAACTGCAGCAGTTGTTCACCGTTGTAATCCGCCGGCAGGCTCGCCCCTTCCCGGGGTTGCAGAATGCCGTTCAGGCACTCGGCGTTCATTCCCAGGCAGGTGTGGGTCGCGTCCAGCAGGTACAGCTGCGTCAGCTCGCAACCGCTGAGCTCGGCCAAGCCGCGCACGAAGTCACCCAGCAGCGCAGTGCCGTCCGCCGCCCGCGACAGGCTGGCGAACTGCGCCAGCAAGGTTTCGGCATAGACCAGCGGTTGCGGCACTTGAGTGAACATCACACCCACCTCAGGCGAACTCGCACGTCACGCTGGCGTCGCCGTCGAGCGTCGCATGCACGCGCTTGAGGCTTTCACCGGTGGCCATCGCATCGAGCAAACGGTCGGCCACCAGTGGCAGCACGTGCAGGTCGAGCAAGTGGTCGATCAGGCGCGCGCCGCTGTCGCTTTGGGTGCAGCGCTCGGCCAGGTGATCGACGAGGTCCTGGGAGTAAGTGAAATCCAGCTGACGACGGTTCAGGCGCTCGCCCAAGCGACCCAGTTTGATTTCGATCAGCTCGCGCAGCACCGGGCCGCCCACCGGGTAGTAAGGCACCACGCGCATGCGCGCCAGCAACGCCGGTTTGAAGTGTTTGCTGAGCACTGGGCGAATGGTTTCTTCAAGCACTTCGGC belongs to Pseudomonas sp. B21-015 and includes:
- a CDS encoding sigma-54-dependent Fis family transcriptional regulator; the protein is MFTQVPQPLVYAETLLAQFASLSRAADGTALLGDFVRGLAELSGCELTQLYLLDATHTCLGMNAECLNGILQPREGASLPADYNGEQLLQFALCQNRVVCLSELSGSLHETSFLPPQATPWQSLLCVPLVNQQKAVEGLLLCASHRQVDLQGFADSLGQLGSFVLGQLHLLQRLRQPTGDTRPAPLNVPSASGYGLIGKSVAMRQTYSLISKVLHSPYTVLLRGETGTGKEVVARAIHDCGPRRSQAFIVQNCAAFPENLLESELFGYRKGAFTGADRDRAGLFDAANGGTLLLDEIGDMPLSLQAKLLRVLQEGEIRPLGSNDTHKIDVRIIAATHRDLSVLVNEGKFREDLYYRLAQFPIELPALRQREGDILDLARHFADKACTFLQRDAVRWSDAALDHLSGYTFPGNVRELKGLVERAVLLCEGGELLTEHFSLRMEAMPEDSSLNLRERLEQVERSLLLDCLRKNDGNQTLAARELGLPRRTLLYRLGRLNINLGDFDG